Proteins encoded in a region of the Mucilaginibacter sabulilitoris genome:
- a CDS encoding ATP-dependent Clp protease proteolytic subunit encodes MSSNIDKNEFRNYAVKHHRLNSLHVDKFIASVDRSRMPSGIYTPTGMTPYIIEERQLNVAQMDVFSRLMMDRIIFLGDAIYENIANIIQAQLLFLQSADSKRDIQIYINSPGGSVYAGLGIYDTMQFISNDVATICTGMAASMAAVLLCAGTEGKRAILPHARVMIHQPSGGAQGQQSDIEISYHEITKLKKELYQIIADHSGASFEKVWDASDRDYWMIAEEAKEFGMVDEILKGSKGAK; translated from the coding sequence ATGAGTAGTAACATCGATAAGAACGAATTCAGAAATTATGCTGTTAAACACCATCGTCTTAACAGCCTTCACGTAGATAAATTTATAGCCAGTGTTGACAGGAGCAGAATGCCAAGTGGTATATATACGCCTACCGGCATGACTCCTTATATTATTGAGGAACGCCAGTTAAATGTTGCCCAGATGGACGTGTTTTCACGCCTCATGATGGACCGTATCATTTTCCTGGGAGATGCCATTTATGAAAATATCGCAAACATTATCCAGGCCCAGTTGCTGTTCTTGCAGTCGGCAGATAGTAAACGCGATATCCAGATTTACATAAACTCACCCGGTGGGTCAGTTTATGCAGGTTTAGGTATTTATGATACCATGCAGTTTATATCAAATGACGTGGCCACTATCTGTACAGGTATGGCAGCTTCAATGGCAGCTGTATTATTATGCGCAGGTACCGAAGGTAAAAGGGCTATATTGCCACATGCAAGGGTAATGATTCATCAGCCATCGGGCGGTGCTCAGGGTCAGCAGTCAGATATTGAGATCTCTTACCATGAGATCACCAAATTGAAAAAAGAGTTGTACCAGATCATTGCCGATCATAGTGGTGCATCTTTTGAAAAAGTTTGGGACGCGTCAGATCGTGACTACTGGATGATTGCAGAAGAAGCCAAGGAATTTGGTATGGTTGACGAGATTTTAAAAGGTAGTAAAGGCGCTAAATAA
- the clpX gene encoding ATP-dependent Clp protease ATP-binding subunit ClpX, whose product MNKSSKEIRCSFCGAGKQDSLMLIAGLDAHICDKCVNQANEILAEELKVRKVKASPSAPALLKPAEIKTHLDQYVIGQDDAKKILSVAVYNHYKRLNQRIDKDEVEIEKSNIIMVGETGTGKTLLAKTMAKILNVPFCICDATVLTEAGYVGEDVESILTRLLQSADYDVTLAEKGIVYIDEVDKIARKSDNASITRDVSGEGVQQALLKILEGTMVNVPPQGGRKHPDQKMITVNTSNILFICGGAFDGIDRKIANRLRTQTVGYKLKRDDGEVDMKNLYKYITPQDLKSFGLIPELIGRLPVLTYLNPLDRAALRNILTEPKNSLLKQYKKLFEYEGVKLEFDDEVLEFIVDKAMEFKLGARGLRSICEAIMIDAMFEFPSKKDVKRLQVTLDYAHEKFEKSDLKKLKVA is encoded by the coding sequence ATGAATAAGAGCAGTAAGGAAATCAGGTGTTCATTTTGCGGTGCCGGAAAACAGGATTCCCTGATGTTGATTGCGGGTCTTGACGCACATATTTGTGACAAATGTGTGAATCAGGCTAATGAAATATTGGCTGAGGAGTTAAAGGTGCGTAAAGTTAAAGCTTCACCTTCTGCACCGGCTTTGCTTAAACCCGCCGAAATTAAAACACATCTTGACCAGTATGTTATAGGTCAGGATGATGCCAAAAAGATACTTTCTGTAGCAGTATATAACCATTATAAGCGCTTAAACCAGCGTATTGATAAGGATGAGGTTGAGATAGAAAAATCAAACATCATTATGGTGGGCGAAACCGGTACGGGTAAAACCTTACTGGCAAAAACCATGGCTAAAATACTTAACGTTCCGTTTTGTATTTGCGATGCTACCGTATTGACCGAAGCTGGTTATGTGGGGGAGGATGTGGAAAGTATACTTACCCGTTTGTTGCAGTCTGCCGATTATGATGTAACACTGGCCGAAAAAGGTATTGTTTATATTGATGAGGTTGATAAAATAGCCCGTAAAAGTGATAATGCCTCCATCACCCGCGATGTGTCTGGTGAAGGTGTGCAGCAGGCTTTGTTAAAAATACTGGAAGGCACTATGGTGAATGTACCTCCACAGGGAGGACGTAAGCACCCCGATCAAAAAATGATCACGGTAAATACCAGTAATATATTGTTTATATGCGGGGGCGCCTTTGATGGCATCGACCGTAAAATAGCCAACAGGCTGCGTACACAAACAGTGGGTTATAAACTAAAACGCGATGATGGGGAGGTTGATATGAAAAACCTCTACAAATACATCACCCCACAGGACCTGAAATCATTTGGTTTAATACCTGAGTTGATAGGCCGATTACCGGTACTTACCTATTTAAACCCGCTTGACAGGGCCGCGTTGCGTAATATATTAACCGAGCCTAAAAATTCCCTTTTAAAACAATACAAAAAGCTGTTTGAATATGAAGGCGTAAAACTTGAATTTGACGACGAAGTGCTGGAGTTTATTGTTGACAAGGCAATGGAATTTAAACTTGGGGCGAGGGGTTTGCGTTCAATATGCGAGGCTATTATGATTGATGCCATGTTTGAGTTCCCGTCTAAAAAAGATGTGAAACGCCTGCAGGTAACATTAGATTATGCCCACGAAAAATTTGAAAAATCGGATCTGAAAAAATTAAAAGTAGCGTAA
- a CDS encoding AMP nucleosidase, with protein sequence MNEELNVKKDPTDAPVVKEVHTPIKSGLKTKEAIVANWLPRYTGRPLEAFGEYIILTNFSKYIQLFSQWHDNAPIMGVEKPMQSVTANGITIINFGMGSSVAATVMDLLTAIHPKAVIFLGKCGGLKKKNNVGDLILPIAAIRGEGTSNDYLPPEVPALPSFALQKAISTTIRDYSRDYWTGTCYTTNRRVWEHDKTFKKYLKDLRAMAVDMETATIFTTGFANKIPTGALLLVSDQPMIPEGVKTAESDSTVTEQYVETHLHIGIESLKQLINNGLTVKHLKF encoded by the coding sequence ATGAATGAAGAATTGAATGTTAAAAAAGACCCTACCGATGCACCGGTAGTAAAAGAGGTACATACACCCATAAAATCGGGCCTTAAAACTAAGGAAGCTATTGTGGCCAATTGGTTGCCGCGTTATACCGGCCGTCCGCTGGAAGCTTTTGGCGAATATATTATACTCACCAACTTTTCAAAATATATACAGCTGTTTTCGCAATGGCATGATAACGCCCCTATCATGGGTGTCGAAAAACCAATGCAAAGTGTAACTGCCAATGGTATCACCATTATTAACTTTGGTATGGGCAGCTCGGTTGCCGCCACTGTAATGGATCTGCTTACCGCTATACATCCCAAAGCGGTTATATTTTTAGGTAAATGCGGCGGGTTAAAAAAGAAAAATAATGTTGGCGACCTGATATTACCCATAGCTGCCATAAGGGGAGAGGGTACCTCAAACGATTATTTGCCGCCCGAAGTGCCCGCGCTGCCATCATTTGCCCTGCAAAAAGCCATATCAACCACCATACGTGATTACTCGCGCGATTACTGGACCGGAACTTGCTATACCACTAACCGCCGGGTTTGGGAGCATGATAAAACCTTTAAAAAATACCTGAAAGATTTGCGGGCTATGGCAGTAGATATGGAAACCGCTACTATTTTTACCACCGGTTTCGCCAACAAAATTCCGACAGGTGCGCTGCTGCTGGTATCTGATCAGCCTATGATCCCCGAAGGTGTTAAAACCGCCGAAAGTGATTCGACAGTAACGGAGCAATATGTAGAAACGCATCTACATATCGGTATTGAATCATTAAAACAACTAATCAACAACGGCTTAACGGTAAAACATTTGAAGTTTTAA